The Ruania alba genome window below encodes:
- a CDS encoding ABC transporter ATP-binding protein, giving the protein MSAAEFRAVSQVFGDFTAVDAIDLTIPEGKLTTLLGPSGCGKTTSLRMLAGYLRPTGGQILIRGEDFTTAPPEKRNLGMVFQSYALFPHMSVADNVGYGLKLRRVPGPERTKRITEALEMVGLAHLAGSRPKQLSGGQQQRVAIARAVAIQPNLLLLDEPLSNLDARLRLQMRAEIRRIQSETGLSVVLVTHDQDEALEMSDQMIVMKDGRIQQQGSPQEVFPAPANRFVAEFLGYENFVPTADAQLTVRPEHLQVSLGSAETSDGLSLPGRVTDLAYRGVDVLVTLSADAPGTSEPVRLVADLRATTAPDLRIGDEVTVAAGPAHLVTLPA; this is encoded by the coding sequence ATGAGTGCTGCCGAGTTTCGCGCTGTCTCCCAGGTGTTCGGCGACTTCACCGCGGTGGACGCGATCGACCTGACGATCCCCGAGGGCAAGCTCACTACGCTGCTCGGGCCGAGTGGCTGTGGGAAGACCACCAGCCTGCGGATGCTCGCCGGGTACCTGCGCCCCACCGGCGGCCAGATCCTCATCCGCGGGGAGGACTTCACCACGGCCCCGCCGGAGAAGCGCAACCTGGGCATGGTGTTCCAGTCCTACGCGCTGTTCCCGCACATGAGCGTGGCGGACAACGTGGGCTACGGGCTGAAGCTGCGCCGCGTCCCCGGGCCCGAGCGTACGAAGCGGATCACCGAGGCGTTGGAGATGGTGGGCCTGGCGCACCTGGCCGGCAGCCGCCCCAAGCAGCTCTCCGGCGGCCAGCAGCAGCGGGTGGCGATCGCCCGCGCCGTCGCGATCCAACCGAACCTGCTGCTCCTGGACGAACCGCTCTCCAACCTCGATGCGCGGCTGCGTCTGCAGATGCGCGCGGAGATCCGCCGCATCCAGTCCGAGACCGGGCTGAGCGTGGTGCTGGTGACGCACGACCAGGACGAGGCGCTCGAGATGAGCGACCAGATGATCGTGATGAAGGACGGCCGGATCCAGCAGCAGGGCTCCCCGCAGGAGGTCTTCCCGGCCCCGGCGAACCGGTTCGTGGCCGAGTTCCTCGGGTACGAGAACTTCGTCCCCACTGCCGACGCGCAGCTGACGGTGCGGCCCGAGCACCTGCAGGTGAGCCTCGGCTCGGCCGAGACCTCCGACGGCCTCTCCCTTCCCGGCCGCGTCACCGACCTGGCCTACCGCGGAGTGGACGTGCTGGTCACCCTCTCCGCTGACGCCCCCGGCACCTCCGAGCCAGTGCGTCTGGTGGCCGACCTGCGTGCCACCACCGCACCCGATCTGCGGATCGGCGACGAGGTCACGGTCGCTGCCGGACCCGCTCACCTCGTGACCCTCCCCGCCTGA
- a CDS encoding ABC transporter substrate-binding protein, giving the protein MFSSRRSLSALAAVAATSLAVAGCSSSSDDGGSGGESADTIVVSTFPFGVEEFTEAVVDPFTAETGIEVELDTGSNADRLSRLQLEGEDTGIDVMLMSDSYVAIAEQEGLFQPVTEENVPTLADIADFAVDEAYSGPAYSYQLNGMLYNTDELTAEQAADWELYADSAYAGEVALPDIAVTAGQLTVSGVGDAYGSGPYDVDTAFETMAGWAPNVLQFYSSTTEFTNLLTQGEIVGGVALNGFATNLIASGEPIGWVPPAEGRYMATNRAVVPTGAPNAEGAFAFIDYLLSVEAQQSSAELVGDLPVNLEVEVPEELTAVVGDIAQDPTAAGYATLDPAETVDQRGEWVERFAREVVGG; this is encoded by the coding sequence ATGTTCTCCTCCCGTAGGTCGCTGAGCGCCCTGGCCGCTGTGGCCGCCACCTCCCTGGCCGTCGCCGGCTGTTCGTCTTCCTCCGACGACGGAGGTTCCGGTGGCGAGTCCGCCGACACCATCGTGGTGAGCACCTTCCCGTTCGGGGTGGAGGAGTTCACCGAGGCGGTGGTGGACCCGTTCACCGCCGAGACCGGTATCGAGGTGGAGTTGGACACCGGTTCCAACGCCGACCGGCTCTCCCGGTTGCAGCTCGAGGGTGAGGACACTGGCATCGACGTGATGCTCATGTCCGACTCCTACGTGGCGATCGCCGAGCAGGAGGGCCTGTTCCAGCCGGTCACCGAGGAGAACGTGCCCACGCTGGCCGACATCGCCGACTTCGCTGTGGATGAGGCCTACTCCGGGCCCGCGTACAGCTACCAGCTGAACGGGATGCTCTACAACACCGACGAGCTCACCGCCGAGCAGGCCGCGGACTGGGAGCTCTACGCCGACTCCGCCTACGCCGGAGAGGTCGCCCTGCCGGACATCGCCGTGACGGCCGGTCAGCTGACCGTCTCGGGAGTGGGGGACGCCTACGGATCCGGACCGTACGACGTCGACACCGCCTTCGAGACGATGGCCGGCTGGGCGCCGAACGTGCTGCAGTTCTACAGCTCGACCACCGAGTTCACGAACCTGCTCACCCAGGGTGAGATCGTGGGCGGGGTGGCCCTGAACGGCTTTGCCACCAACTTGATCGCCTCCGGTGAGCCGATCGGCTGGGTGCCGCCGGCCGAGGGGCGCTACATGGCGACCAACCGCGCGGTGGTTCCGACCGGTGCCCCGAATGCCGAGGGCGCGTTCGCGTTCATCGACTACCTGCTCTCCGTGGAGGCGCAGCAGTCCTCCGCCGAGCTCGTCGGTGACCTGCCCGTGAACCTGGAGGTGGAGGTCCCCGAGGAGCTCACCGCCGTCGTCGGTGACATCGCGCAGGACCCGACTGCCGCCGGCTACGCCACCCTGGACCCGGCCGAGACCGTGGACCAGCGCGGCGAGTGGGTGGAGCGGTTCGCGCGCGAGGTCGTGGGCGGCTGA
- a CDS encoding adenosine deaminase family protein — protein sequence MTDQLTTAPDQARVLDLARLPKADLHCHLLGTVRASTFGELARREGLALPEGPEQIFASINSHPPDPELYRNTRIPMPQGPSENEPERSYSLFQASGWVRDLLRDADDLTRITYEAFEAAHRAGTWHLEVSFDMIPEHLRHLGYAGWVEAHAEGIRMAERDFGMTGRLLAAIDRSGTGEEALAWVRTVVDHPHEYVAGIGLDNLETAGPPERFADAYRLAGEAGLKRTAHTSEHVPAAVNAVTCLDVLGCDRLDHGYFVLEDDAVVARMVAEQVPFSVASTTSRRSWRPWRKASIAAMVEAGMNVYPCSDDPGMFPTTVLNEYEILARDVGVSDERLVQMAKASFEASWLPEQQKADVLRRFDETVAALLPR from the coding sequence ATGACCGACCAGCTCACCACCGCGCCTGATCAGGCTCGGGTCCTCGACCTGGCCAGGCTCCCCAAGGCGGATCTGCACTGCCACCTGCTCGGTACCGTCCGGGCGAGCACCTTCGGCGAGCTCGCCCGGCGGGAGGGGCTGGCGTTGCCGGAGGGGCCGGAGCAGATCTTCGCCTCGATCAACTCCCACCCACCGGACCCGGAGCTGTACCGGAACACCCGGATCCCGATGCCGCAGGGGCCGAGCGAGAACGAGCCGGAGCGCTCCTACTCGCTGTTCCAGGCCTCGGGCTGGGTGCGTGATCTGCTCCGCGACGCCGACGACCTCACCCGCATCACCTACGAGGCCTTCGAGGCGGCGCACCGGGCCGGTACGTGGCACCTCGAGGTGTCCTTCGACATGATCCCCGAGCACCTGCGCCACCTCGGCTATGCCGGGTGGGTGGAGGCGCACGCCGAGGGCATCCGGATGGCCGAGCGGGATTTCGGGATGACCGGGCGGCTGCTGGCGGCGATCGACCGCAGCGGCACCGGCGAGGAGGCGCTCGCCTGGGTGCGCACCGTCGTCGATCATCCGCACGAGTACGTGGCCGGGATCGGGCTGGACAACTTGGAGACCGCCGGGCCGCCGGAGCGGTTCGCCGACGCCTACCGGCTGGCCGGCGAGGCGGGTCTGAAGCGCACGGCGCACACCTCCGAGCACGTCCCGGCTGCCGTGAACGCGGTGACCTGCCTGGACGTGCTGGGGTGCGACCGGCTCGACCACGGGTACTTCGTGCTCGAGGACGACGCCGTGGTGGCGCGCATGGTGGCCGAGCAGGTGCCGTTCTCGGTCGCTTCGACCACCTCACGCCGGTCCTGGCGGCCGTGGCGGAAGGCCTCCATCGCCGCGATGGTGGAGGCCGGGATGAACGTCTACCCGTGCTCAGACGACCCAGGCATGTTCCCCACCACCGTGTTGAACGAGTACGAGATCCTTGCCCGGGACGTGGGCGTCTCCGACGAGCGTCTGGTTCAGATGGCCAAGGCGAGCTTCGAGGCCTCGTGGCTGCCGGAGCAGCAGAAGGCGGACGTGCTGCGCCGCTTCGACGAGACCGTCGCCGCCCTCCTGCCCCGCTAA